A section of the bacterium SCSIO 12696 genome encodes:
- a CDS encoding type IV pilus twitching motility protein PilT, whose protein sequence is MDITELLAFSVKQGASDLHISAGLPPMIRIDGDIRRINLPPMDHRQVHALVYEIMNDKQRRDFEEFLETDFSFEVPGVARFRVNAFNQNRGAGAVFRTIPSRVLTMEDLGFGQIFRDLSMLPRGLVLVTGPTGSGKSTTLAAMVDYVNENRYQHILTVEDPIEFVHESKKCLVNQREVHKDTHGFNEALRSALREDPDVILVGELRDLETIRLALTAAETGHLVFGTLHTNSAAKTIDRIIDVFPAAEKSMVRAMLSESLQAVIAQTLMKKIGGGRVAAHEIMVGTPAIRNLIREDKVAQMYSAIQTGGQLGMQTMDQCLHKLVGQKVITREQAREKAKIPDDF, encoded by the coding sequence ATGGATATTACCGAGCTGTTGGCGTTTAGCGTTAAGCAGGGCGCTTCCGACTTGCATATTTCTGCAGGCTTGCCGCCGATGATTCGTATTGATGGCGATATACGCCGCATTAACCTGCCTCCCATGGATCACCGTCAGGTTCACGCGCTGGTTTATGAAATCATGAACGACAAACAGCGCCGTGACTTTGAAGAATTTCTGGAAACCGACTTTTCGTTTGAGGTACCCGGTGTCGCCCGTTTCCGGGTAAACGCCTTTAACCAGAATCGCGGTGCCGGTGCCGTATTCCGTACTATTCCGTCACGGGTGCTGACCATGGAAGACCTGGGCTTTGGCCAGATCTTCCGCGACCTGTCCATGTTGCCACGAGGTCTGGTGCTGGTCACCGGCCCCACCGGCTCCGGTAAAAGTACCACCCTGGCGGCGATGGTGGATTACGTCAACGAAAACCGCTACCAGCACATCCTCACGGTGGAAGACCCCATCGAATTCGTCCACGAAAGTAAGAAGTGCCTGGTTAACCAGCGAGAAGTGCACAAAGACACCCACGGCTTTAACGAAGCTCTGCGCTCCGCGTTGCGGGAAGACCCGGACGTGATTCTGGTGGGCGAGCTCCGCGACCTGGAAACCATTCGCCTGGCCCTGACCGCTGCCGAAACCGGTCACTTGGTGTTTGGCACCCTGCACACCAACTCAGCGGCAAAAACCATCGACCGGATTATCGACGTGTTCCCGGCGGCGGAAAAATCCATGGTGCGGGCCATGTTGTCGGAATCCCTGCAGGCGGTAATCGCCCAGACGTTGATGAAGAAAATCGGCGGTGGCCGGGTGGCCGCTCACGAAATCATGGTGGGCACCCCGGCTATTCGTAACCTGATTCGCGAAGACAAAGTGGCGCAGATGTACTCGGCCATCCAGACCGGCGGCCAGCTGGGTATGCAAACCATGGATCAGTGCCTGCACAAGCTGGTTGGGCAAAAAGTGATTACCCGCGAGCAGGCCCGTGAGAAAGCCAAGATCCCGGATGATTTCTAA
- a CDS encoding YggS family pyridoxal phosphate-dependent enzyme, with protein sequence MPPNTANVTSIRDDLAAVQGRIVDSAVAAGRSPSDVALLAVSKTKPVSAILAAWQAGQRRFGENYLQEALEKIEQLQGKGIEWHFIGPLQSNKTRQAAENFDWVHTIDRIKIARRLNEQRPASMAPLNICLQVNIDAEASKSGIRPDDVFELAGEIVALDRLRLRGLMAIPSPCSDPQKQRLPFARLAQLLDNLRRRHPDYPGLDTLSMGMSGDMGTAIREGATMVRIGTDIFGKRSPQGGTNRGNND encoded by the coding sequence ATGCCTCCTAATACCGCCAATGTAACCTCCATTCGTGACGATCTGGCCGCTGTTCAAGGGCGTATTGTCGACTCCGCAGTGGCTGCCGGTCGCAGCCCCTCCGACGTCGCCTTACTCGCAGTCAGTAAAACCAAACCGGTATCCGCTATCTTGGCTGCCTGGCAGGCAGGCCAACGCCGTTTTGGCGAAAACTACTTGCAAGAAGCCCTGGAAAAGATCGAACAGCTACAGGGTAAAGGCATTGAATGGCATTTTATCGGCCCCCTGCAGAGCAATAAAACCCGCCAGGCAGCAGAAAACTTTGATTGGGTTCACACTATCGACCGAATCAAGATTGCCCGGCGACTGAATGAACAACGCCCGGCCTCAATGGCACCGTTGAACATCTGCTTGCAGGTGAATATCGACGCCGAAGCGAGCAAATCCGGTATCCGCCCCGATGATGTGTTTGAACTGGCCGGGGAAATTGTAGCTTTGGATCGCCTGCGCCTACGTGGCCTGATGGCCATTCCCAGCCCTTGCAGCGACCCGCAAAAACAGCGCCTGCCCTTTGCCAGACTGGCACAACTGCTGGATAATCTGCGCCGCCGACACCCGGATTACCCGGGGCTGGATACCCTCTCCATGGGCATGTCCGGCGACATGGGCACCGCCATCAGGGAAGGCGCCACCATGGTGCGAATCGGCACCGACATTTTTGGCAAAAGGTCACCACAGGGTGGCACAAACCGAGGTAACAATGACTGA
- a CDS encoding pyrroline-5-carboxylate reductase: MTEANRSTRIAFIGAGNMAGSLIGGLLANGHPKEALRACTRTPESATRVAEQFDIHCDTDNAAAARWADIVVLAVKPQSMRDLCLQLTSSLDHQPLLISVAAGITTELMDQWLGGKRAIVRAMPNTPSLLHSGAAGLFANAGVSDQQRSQAQQLLEAVGIAEWVEQEELMDAVTAVAGSGPAYYFLLMELMEKVAKELGLPADSARRLTLQTALGAARMATEGEHSPAELRQRVTSKKGTTDRAITTFLNEGLEDTIRNGITGARDRGREMAAENQ, translated from the coding sequence ATGACTGAAGCAAACCGCTCAACGCGCATCGCTTTTATCGGCGCTGGCAATATGGCAGGCAGCCTGATTGGTGGTTTGCTGGCCAATGGCCACCCCAAAGAGGCGCTGCGCGCTTGCACTCGCACCCCAGAGAGCGCGACGCGAGTTGCTGAGCAGTTTGATATCCACTGTGATACCGACAACGCTGCCGCCGCCCGCTGGGCAGACATCGTGGTACTGGCCGTCAAGCCTCAGAGTATGCGCGATTTGTGCTTGCAATTGACCAGCAGCCTGGATCATCAACCACTGTTGATTTCGGTAGCTGCCGGTATCACTACAGAGCTGATGGATCAATGGCTTGGCGGCAAACGCGCCATTGTACGGGCCATGCCCAATACACCCTCACTGCTGCACAGCGGTGCTGCGGGCCTGTTTGCCAATGCGGGGGTTTCTGACCAACAGCGCAGCCAGGCGCAACAACTATTGGAAGCCGTGGGTATTGCCGAATGGGTGGAGCAGGAAGAGCTGATGGATGCGGTCACCGCTGTCGCGGGCAGTGGCCCCGCTTACTATTTCCTGCTGATGGAGTTGATGGAAAAAGTGGCCAAAGAACTGGGCCTGCCGGCGGACAGCGCCCGCCGCCTTACTCTGCAAACCGCACTGGGAGCCGCTCGCATGGCTACGGAAGGAGAACACAGCCCTGCGGAGCTGCGCCAGCGAGTAACTTCCAAGAAAGGTACCACTGACCGTGCCATTACCACCTTCCTAAATGAAGGCCTTGAGGATACCATTCGCAACGGAATTACCGGCGCTCGGGATCGAGGCCGGGAAATGGCGGCCGAAAACCAATAA
- a CDS encoding YggT family protein, whose amino-acid sequence MAFINDIISFVGGFYCYLLMARLLLQIAQADFYNPISQMIVRFTAPIVHPLQKILPPIGRFNSATFVVILLIQAVIAGLTFGFGGPLGLLVYAGYLTVQTALHVYLFSFFVIFIASWVAPMSNHPGLQLVHQIAEPLIRPIRNLIPPVGGLDFSLMITMFALWMVDKHLLNPLFGALLAAVQ is encoded by the coding sequence ATGGCATTTATCAACGACATCATCAGTTTTGTCGGCGGCTTCTACTGTTACCTGTTGATGGCGCGGCTGCTACTGCAGATCGCTCAGGCAGACTTTTACAACCCCATTTCGCAGATGATCGTGCGTTTTACTGCACCTATTGTCCATCCGCTGCAAAAAATACTGCCACCCATTGGCCGCTTTAACAGCGCCACCTTCGTGGTGATATTGCTGATACAAGCAGTGATTGCCGGGCTGACCTTCGGCTTTGGCGGCCCCCTGGGGTTGCTGGTATACGCCGGTTACCTGACCGTACAAACTGCCCTGCATGTTTACCTGTTCAGTTTTTTTGTGATTTTTATTGCCAGCTGGGTAGCACCCATGTCCAATCACCCGGGGTTACAGCTGGTGCACCAGATCGCCGAACCCCTGATTCGCCCTATTCGCAATCTGATTCCACCGGTAGGCGGCTTGGATTTCAGCCTGATGATTACCATGTTCGCTCTGTGGATGGTGGACAAACACTTACTCAACCCCCTGTTTGGGGCGTTACTGGCCGCGGTGCAATAA
- a CDS encoding homoserine O-acetyltransferase has product MPEDWPNESIGVVEPQLFEFDEPLELACGRTLTKYELVVETYGELNSDCSNGVLICHALSGHHHAAGYHHKGDNKPGWWNHYIGPGKPIDTDKFFVVSLNNIGGCHGSTGPSTTNPATDKPWGPSFPPLRVRDWVNSQARLADRLGIDKWAAVIGGSLGGMQAMRWALLYPERLRHCVVIASSMKLSAQNIAFNETARRAITSDRDYHDGDYLGHQTTPKRGLALARMIGHITYLSDELMGSRFGRELRSGNLQNGGNGDAPIEFQVESYLRHQGDKFSGLFDANTYLLMTKALDYFDLARDYEQDPVTAFKSAQCDFLVVSFSSDWRFAPERSKELVDALIAAGRNVSYADIKSPHGHDAFLLPDERYGAVLGNYMQGIAEQLAAVSPTPEQSTTAEGSE; this is encoded by the coding sequence ATTCCAGAAGACTGGCCCAACGAATCCATCGGCGTTGTCGAACCTCAGCTGTTTGAATTTGACGAACCTCTGGAGCTGGCCTGTGGCCGTACCCTGACGAAATACGAGCTGGTGGTGGAAACCTACGGGGAGCTCAATAGCGACTGCAGCAATGGCGTGCTGATTTGCCACGCCCTGTCTGGCCACCATCACGCCGCCGGCTACCACCACAAGGGCGACAACAAGCCGGGTTGGTGGAACCACTACATTGGCCCCGGCAAACCCATCGATACGGATAAGTTCTTTGTCGTATCACTGAATAATATTGGCGGCTGCCACGGCAGCACAGGCCCCAGCACCACCAACCCCGCCACCGACAAACCCTGGGGGCCCAGTTTTCCACCGTTGCGGGTCAGGGATTGGGTGAACAGCCAGGCGCGCCTGGCGGATCGCCTGGGCATTGACAAGTGGGCCGCGGTGATTGGCGGCAGCCTCGGCGGCATGCAAGCCATGCGCTGGGCACTGCTGTATCCAGAGCGGCTGCGCCACTGTGTGGTCATCGCTTCGTCGATGAAACTCAGCGCCCAGAATATCGCCTTTAACGAAACCGCACGGCGAGCCATCACTTCAGACCGCGACTACCACGACGGCGACTACCTGGGCCACCAGACCACCCCCAAGCGGGGCCTCGCTCTGGCGCGGATGATCGGCCATATCACTTACCTGTCTGATGAGCTCATGGGCAGTCGTTTTGGTCGGGAGTTGCGCAGCGGCAATCTGCAAAATGGCGGCAACGGCGACGCCCCTATTGAGTTTCAGGTGGAAAGCTACCTGCGCCACCAAGGGGACAAGTTCTCCGGTTTGTTCGACGCCAACACCTACCTGCTGATGACCAAAGCGCTGGATTACTTTGATCTGGCCAGGGATTACGAGCAAGACCCGGTAACCGCTTTTAAGAGCGCCCAGTGCGATTTTCTGGTGGTGTCATTCAGCAGTGACTGGCGCTTTGCCCCAGAGCGCTCCAAAGAGTTAGTCGATGCGCTGATCGCAGCGGGTCGCAACGTCAGTTACGCGGACATCAAATCTCCCCACGGCCACGACGCTTTCCTGCTCCCTGATGAACGCTATGGGGCGGTGCTGGGCAATTACATGCAGGGTATTGCCGAGCAACTAGCCGCTGTGTCACCAACCCCCGAGCAATCAACCACTGCAGAAGGGAGCGAATAA
- the metW gene encoding methionine biosynthesis protein MetW encodes MRVDFHILQQWVAPNSRVLDLGCGDGSLLRALKENHRVEGYGLEIDPGQITACIRNGVNVIEKNLDNGLENFADNSFDTVIMTQALQVMRAPHLVLEEMLRVGKACIVTFPNFGNWRARCHLMFRGGMPVTKQLTYQWYDTPNIHFCTVSDFESLCQQMGIRILDRQMAASQAPDRQLRGVWPNLFAETAIYHLSR; translated from the coding sequence GTGCGCGTCGACTTTCATATTCTGCAGCAGTGGGTGGCCCCCAACAGCCGGGTTCTCGACCTGGGTTGTGGCGACGGCAGCTTGTTGAGGGCCCTCAAGGAAAACCATCGGGTAGAAGGCTATGGCCTGGAAATTGACCCCGGGCAGATTACCGCCTGTATTCGCAACGGCGTTAATGTGATCGAGAAAAACCTCGACAATGGCCTGGAAAATTTTGCCGACAACAGCTTTGATACCGTGATCATGACCCAGGCCCTGCAAGTGATGCGCGCCCCCCACCTGGTGCTGGAAGAGATGCTGCGAGTGGGCAAAGCCTGCATCGTCACCTTCCCCAATTTTGGTAATTGGCGCGCCCGTTGCCACCTGATGTTTCGCGGCGGCATGCCGGTCACTAAGCAACTCACTTACCAGTGGTACGATACGCCCAACATTCACTTCTGCACCGTGAGTGACTTTGAGTCCTTGTGCCAGCAAATGGGTATTCGTATTCTGGATCGACAAATGGCCGCGTCCCAAGCACCGGATCGGCAGCTCAGAGGCGTATGGCCCAACCTGTTTGCCGAAACGGCTATTTATCACCTCAGTCGCTAA
- a CDS encoding DUF4426 domain-containing protein, protein MKHFYTVIAAALLAFSAQAAERNYKINDGNKIFYSAFNSSFILPEIAAANDIVRSKNRGLVNIAVVPVDKASGGIQALVKGTVSNLLQQSQKLEFFEVREGDVVYYLASFKFDNKDALTFKIDVTANPNKPSYRVQFQQTFYQD, encoded by the coding sequence ATGAAACACTTCTACACAGTCATCGCCGCTGCACTGCTGGCATTCAGCGCTCAGGCCGCTGAGCGAAACTACAAGATTAACGACGGCAACAAAATCTTCTACAGCGCCTTTAACAGCAGTTTTATCCTGCCGGAAATCGCCGCTGCCAACGACATCGTTCGCAGCAAGAACCGCGGGCTGGTGAATATCGCTGTAGTCCCCGTAGATAAAGCAAGCGGCGGCATACAGGCGTTGGTGAAAGGCACCGTATCCAACCTGTTGCAACAATCCCAAAAACTCGAATTTTTCGAAGTGCGCGAAGGCGACGTGGTGTACTACCTGGCATCGTTCAAATTCGATAACAAAGACGCTCTGACCTTCAAAATTGACGTCACCGCGAACCCCAACAAGCCCAGCTATCGGGTACAGTTTCAGCAAACTTTCTACCAGGACTGA
- a CDS encoding XTP/dITP diphosphatase translates to MSEKIVLASGNAGKLNEFQQLLADCDIDVVPQSDFSVPEVEETGRTFVENAILKARCASHYAGLPAIADDSGLEVDHLKGAPGIYSARFSGEGATDARNNQKLLELMQDVPEEQRTARFQCLLVYLRHPDDPTPLICQGTWEGRILFEPKGESGFGYDPLFLVPEHNCASAELPKIVKNQISHRGKAMTNLLQRLKI, encoded by the coding sequence ATGTCTGAAAAAATCGTATTGGCCAGTGGCAATGCCGGAAAACTCAATGAATTCCAACAACTGCTGGCCGACTGCGATATCGACGTGGTGCCACAGTCCGATTTTTCCGTGCCCGAAGTGGAAGAAACCGGGCGCACCTTTGTGGAAAACGCTATCCTCAAAGCCCGTTGTGCCTCCCACTATGCCGGGCTGCCCGCCATCGCCGATGACTCCGGCCTGGAAGTGGATCATCTGAAAGGGGCTCCGGGCATTTACTCCGCTCGCTTCTCCGGAGAAGGTGCCACCGACGCCCGCAACAACCAGAAACTGTTGGAACTGATGCAGGATGTACCGGAAGAGCAGCGCACCGCCCGCTTCCAGTGTCTGCTGGTGTACCTGCGCCACCCGGATGACCCCACCCCATTGATCTGCCAAGGCACCTGGGAAGGCCGTATTCTGTTTGAGCCCAAAGGGGAAAGTGGCTTCGGCTACGACCCGTTGTTTTTGGTGCCAGAACACAATTGCGCCAGCGCGGAGTTACCCAAGATCGTAAAAAATCAGATTAGCCATAGAGGTAAGGCAATGACCAATTTACTGCAAAGATTAAAAATCTGA
- a CDS encoding pentapeptide repeat-containing protein, translating to MQKNDEERLDILETRLIEQDHRLLHVLNNFFIQRRNWPKGDPRRIAAFKALLHRFFFAPSTVATAGSLIAVASLIVLFQQNTILLDQNQLISDQNHFFQEQISKQSAQLEIQKQQIEEQNEQWISQRRSQLLEILYEEERDGNLAKNIRAKSEAVNAFIKLERRNSPDKRVDLSQINLNGANLTEMDLSNVDFSHAKLQNANLRSTNFSNSTLENASLEGSSLWSSNFNDASLRGADLSNTKHIGLTNRWKNTNIYGVTGLSKKNLTWVKRRGAVETGYRPMPPGMFEIR from the coding sequence ATGCAAAAAAACGATGAAGAGCGGTTAGATATTTTGGAAACTCGCCTTATAGAGCAAGATCACAGGTTGCTCCACGTATTAAATAACTTTTTTATTCAAAGACGAAACTGGCCAAAAGGTGACCCAAGGCGCATAGCTGCTTTCAAAGCCCTTTTGCATCGATTTTTTTTTGCACCGTCAACTGTAGCAACAGCTGGAAGTTTAATTGCAGTCGCCTCTCTCATAGTTTTATTTCAGCAAAATACAATACTTCTCGATCAGAATCAGTTAATCAGTGATCAAAACCATTTCTTCCAAGAACAAATCTCCAAACAAAGCGCACAATTAGAAATTCAAAAACAGCAAATAGAGGAGCAAAACGAGCAGTGGATTAGCCAACGTCGCTCTCAACTATTAGAGATACTCTATGAAGAGGAACGAGATGGAAACTTGGCAAAAAACATCAGGGCCAAAAGCGAAGCCGTTAATGCGTTTATTAAATTAGAACGCAGGAATAGCCCAGATAAGAGAGTCGACTTAAGCCAAATTAACTTAAATGGGGCAAACCTAACTGAAATGGACCTAAGTAATGTAGACTTCTCTCATGCAAAGTTACAAAACGCCAACTTAAGAAGCACAAACTTTTCAAACTCAACGCTTGAAAATGCATCTCTTGAAGGAAGCAGCCTATGGTCGAGTAATTTCAACGACGCATCTCTTCGAGGCGCAGACTTGTCTAATACTAAGCATATAGGCCTAACAAACCGTTGGAAAAACACCAATATTTACGGCGTTACTGGTCTTTCGAAAAAAAATTTGACGTGGGTTAAACGGCGTGGTGCTGTAGAAACCGGCTATAGGCCAATGCCACCTGGCATGTTTGAAATTCGCTAG
- the hemW gene encoding radical SAM family heme chaperone HemW: MLILPPLSLYIHIPWCVRKCPYCDFNSHAADSELPEDEYVAALLADIGNDLEYVQGRPIHSIFFGGGTPSLFSANAIATILQGVEQKVGFDGDIEITLEANPGTFEQEKFAGFRAAGVNRLSIGIQSFDDLHLQQLGRIHSAREAHTVASMARAAGFDNFNLDLIHGLPGQTEEDALNDLRRAIAIEPNHLSWYQLTIEPNTAFYRQPPQLPKDSVLETIFDSGQQLLADSGFQQYEVSAYARDGQASSHNLNYWQFGDYLGIGAGAHGKITRLDTKEIVRTRKTRTPKDYLSRSDHYCASVETIETEQLPVEFLMNALRLNNGVEAKLFESHTGMPLATIQPAWRQLQQRGLTTNDQHRLQPTATGHRFLNTLLEAFL; encoded by the coding sequence ATGTTAATACTGCCCCCTCTATCACTATACATCCATATTCCCTGGTGCGTACGCAAATGCCCTTACTGCGACTTCAATTCCCACGCTGCTGACAGTGAGCTTCCGGAAGACGAGTATGTGGCCGCATTGCTAGCGGATATCGGCAACGACCTGGAGTACGTACAGGGGCGCCCCATTCATTCGATATTTTTTGGTGGCGGCACCCCGAGCCTGTTCTCCGCCAATGCCATCGCGACCATTCTGCAAGGGGTGGAACAAAAGGTCGGCTTTGACGGTGATATCGAAATCACTCTGGAAGCCAACCCCGGCACGTTTGAACAAGAAAAATTTGCCGGCTTTCGCGCTGCCGGTGTTAATCGGCTGTCCATCGGCATCCAGAGTTTTGACGATTTACACCTGCAACAGCTCGGCCGCATCCACAGTGCACGGGAAGCGCACACCGTGGCCAGTATGGCCCGCGCCGCCGGGTTCGATAATTTTAATCTGGATCTGATACACGGCTTGCCGGGGCAAACGGAAGAAGACGCCCTTAACGACTTGCGCCGGGCCATTGCCATTGAGCCCAATCACCTGTCCTGGTACCAGCTCACCATTGAGCCCAACACCGCGTTTTATCGCCAACCACCGCAACTGCCAAAAGATTCTGTACTGGAAACCATCTTTGACAGCGGCCAGCAATTACTGGCCGACAGTGGCTTTCAACAATACGAAGTCTCCGCCTACGCCAGAGATGGGCAGGCATCCAGCCACAACCTCAACTATTGGCAATTTGGCGACTACCTGGGCATTGGCGCCGGTGCTCACGGCAAAATTACTCGGTTGGATACAAAAGAAATCGTTCGCACCCGGAAAACCCGCACGCCGAAAGATTATCTATCCAGAAGCGACCATTACTGTGCCTCCGTCGAGACCATTGAAACTGAGCAACTACCGGTGGAATTCTTGATGAACGCACTGCGTTTGAACAACGGTGTGGAAGCCAAGCTATTCGAAAGCCACACTGGGATGCCGCTTGCCACTATCCAACCGGCCTGGCGACAATTGCAACAACGCGGGTTAACGACCAACGACCAACACCGCCTCCAGCCCACCGCCACAGGCCATCGTTTTTTGAACACTCTGCTTGAGGCGTTTTTGTGA
- a CDS encoding YbaN family protein, producing the protein MSCGWLALLLGAIGVVLPLLPTTPFVLLAAACFARSSPRFHRWLLSHKTMGPIINRYQQGQGISKTVRNRAILVLWLGMGISIWVTGQWWSFVLLGIIGLCTSLYLWRLAKC; encoded by the coding sequence ATGTCTTGCGGCTGGTTAGCACTGCTGCTCGGCGCCATTGGCGTGGTGTTGCCGTTGCTGCCCACCACGCCCTTTGTGCTGTTGGCCGCTGCCTGCTTTGCCCGTTCATCTCCGCGCTTTCATCGCTGGCTGCTGTCCCACAAAACCATGGGACCTATTATCAATCGCTACCAACAGGGCCAAGGTATCTCCAAAACCGTGCGCAATCGCGCGATATTGGTTCTGTGGCTGGGCATGGGGATATCCATTTGGGTAACCGGCCAGTGGTGGAGTTTTGTGCTGCTGGGGATAATTGGGCTGTGTACCAGTCTGTATTTATGGCGATTGGCCAAATGTTAA
- a CDS encoding leucyl aminopeptidase family protein, whose translation MNSLLITGTHGTPITLVETGNYDAWFEQQPEPLQNWLASTEYKGKGISLVPGEEGVLNQVILGVADANNHFICGDLPTSLPVGDYRLKAGEAQQKLAAFSWGLGAYSFDRYKKSEKKERPQLVLPTQELVDEADKLVQAVALVRDMVNTPAGDMMPQHMAEVMENLASEFGAEVNQIIGDDLLTENYPTIHAVGRASVHAPRLIDLRWGDENHPKVTLVGKGVCFDSGGLDLKPAAGMRFMKKDMGGAAHVAGLARLIMSHNLPVRLRVLVPAVENAVSGNAFRPGDVITTRQGLTVEIDNTDAEGRLVLCDALTEACTENPELIVDFATLTGACRVALGTELPGFFTDDKGLASELSEQGDNADDPVWQLPLHKPYKAMLKSEIADMTNCASGPFGGAITAALYLQAFVDKDVPWVHFDIMAWNNRKQSGRPVGGEAFGMRAVFEVLKKRYK comes from the coding sequence ATGAACTCCCTTTTGATAACAGGAACCCACGGCACCCCAATTACTTTGGTAGAAACCGGCAACTACGATGCGTGGTTTGAACAACAGCCAGAACCATTGCAAAACTGGTTGGCCAGTACAGAGTACAAGGGCAAGGGTATCAGTCTGGTGCCCGGTGAAGAGGGCGTATTGAACCAAGTGATTCTTGGTGTGGCCGACGCCAATAACCATTTTATCTGCGGTGACTTACCCACCAGTTTGCCCGTCGGTGATTATCGCTTGAAGGCAGGTGAGGCGCAGCAAAAACTGGCCGCGTTTAGTTGGGGGTTGGGTGCGTACAGTTTTGACCGCTACAAGAAAAGCGAGAAAAAAGAACGACCACAGCTGGTGTTGCCTACTCAAGAATTGGTGGATGAGGCGGATAAGTTGGTGCAGGCAGTGGCGTTGGTGCGGGATATGGTGAATACACCCGCCGGTGACATGATGCCCCAGCATATGGCAGAGGTGATGGAAAATCTGGCCAGTGAATTTGGTGCAGAGGTCAATCAAATTATCGGTGACGATCTGCTGACTGAAAATTACCCCACGATTCACGCAGTCGGGCGCGCCAGTGTGCACGCGCCGCGATTAATTGACTTGCGCTGGGGCGACGAGAATCATCCTAAAGTTACCTTGGTGGGCAAGGGGGTATGTTTTGACAGCGGTGGCCTGGACTTAAAGCCGGCTGCCGGAATGCGCTTTATGAAAAAAGACATGGGCGGTGCCGCTCATGTGGCCGGCCTGGCGCGGCTGATTATGTCTCACAACCTGCCAGTGCGTTTGCGGGTATTGGTTCCCGCGGTGGAAAACGCCGTATCCGGCAATGCCTTCCGCCCCGGTGATGTAATTACCACTCGCCAGGGTTTGACCGTGGAGATCGACAATACCGATGCGGAAGGCCGCTTGGTGTTGTGCGATGCACTGACCGAGGCCTGCACTGAAAACCCGGAATTGATTGTGGACTTTGCCACTCTTACCGGCGCCTGCCGTGTGGCCCTGGGCACCGAATTGCCCGGGTTCTTTACCGACGATAAAGGGTTGGCATCTGAGCTATCCGAACAGGGCGATAACGCCGATGACCCGGTGTGGCAATTGCCGTTGCATAAACCCTACAAGGCGATGCTGAAAAGTGAAATTGCCGATATGACCAACTGTGCTAGCGGCCCCTTTGGTGGCGCTATCACCGCTGCGCTCTACCTGCAGGCATTTGTGGATAAAGATGTGCCATGGGTGCACTTCGATATTATGGCCTGGAATAATCGCAAACAGTCCGGTCGTCCGGTGGGTGGTGAGGCGTTTGGAATGCGTGCGGTTTTTGAGGTACTTAAAAAGCGATATAAATAA